From Daucus carota subsp. sativus chromosome 6, DH1 v3.0, whole genome shotgun sequence:
TTTCATATTACTGGGATTGCCAACTGAAAAACCTTTCTTGTGATGACAAGGGTGAAGAGTAAGGTAGAAGAAGCCATAGTCCTCGCCCGTCTTCCTCAGAGAGAGGAAATGGTCCATCTCAAGCATGGAAGGTTCTGGGAACCCAAGGTCGCGATACATCATGTAGATGCCTATGGCGAGCCTCCAACTATTCGGGCCAATTTGAATGGGGGCGACGCCATAATGGTTTACGAGTTTCAGTAACCAGGGATGCATAGGCCATCCAAAACCAAGTTCCACCAGCTTATTGGTCAGCACCATGCGAGGACAGGGGAGACCATCAAAATTAAATCTATGCATCCTCATAAAGCGGCGAGGACGGTACCATCTACCTTGGAGGTTGTAATATTCAATCATCCACATAATCTCGTCCGAAGAGATTTGTGAAGAAAGACCAGCACAAGTGACGGTATTGTTGAGATGGCGATGCTTGTTCCTTTCCTTCTCCGGAACATCGTTCTCGAAATCAAAGTCTAAGTCGTGATTGAAGGTCTGAGGAATGTAAGGATGATCGGGAGGAGAAGGACATTCCATGGCATAGCGAAGGGGCGAGGTAGATATTGTGGCCTCATCATCCTCGCCCTCAACTGCAGACTCTCTGCTGTCAGATCCCTGCTCTTCTCCACCCTGGTTTTCGTCACCACCTTCTTCGTCCTCTTCATCTACACCTTCCTCGCCCTCAACAAGGTCAGGGTAAACATTTCGGCATATCCGCAGTTGCTTGCCCTTCCCAACTCCTAAGATTGGACGAGAAGACTCTGGGTAGTCTAGACCCTCAAAAAGCTCTTCCAAAGAATCGTCTTCTTTGTTAGGTTTATGGACGCTTTCGGCGTCGCTCGAAGGGATGCTGACTATTTGTTGTTGAACAGGACGACGAGACAGACCTTCCTCGCCCTGATGGGCTCTCAACCACGCTGGGTCCAAGTCCTCGCCTGCTTTTGGGTCAACCTTGAGCGATGACCATGAATCGAACGGGGCATCAGCACTGGGGTGTGAACGTTGGGAGTTCGTCATCTGAAAGAGAGATGGCGAGAATAGAATCAATGATGGTAATtgataaaagaagaaaaggaagaagCCAAGAAAAGAAGTAAAGAAACGAAGGGCGACGACGCTTATTCGAGGTCCTCGCCCTAAGTaattatgatgatcttgatttAGCGGATTCCTCGCCCTCTATCGTTTTGACGCTTACATTGCTACTCCTAGTAGGTATCTGAAGGATCTAAAATGCCTAGATTGGGACTAAATGCAAAGCAAAGAAATACAAagaaaattgaattacaagaagCTGATGTACATACCTGTGATTTCAGAAAGGAGAATAAGGTGCGAGGCTTTGATAAGAGCGTCGCCTGATGCAGAGCTTTCGAGAGAGAAATCCAGCAGCACTTCGTGGGAGTAAGATAGGAAATGGAAGAAAAGAAGCCGCCTTTATATAGAGAAGAAAAAAGGCGGGAAGGCTGCAACCGTCAGTGCCACGTGGCACGCCCCGACTGGGTAGTTTTCTCGTGCTTCGAGGCACGACTCTTCAACTGGAATGGCGACTTATGGAAGATCGATACGATTTTTTGGAGATTTTCCTAGAAATCTATGAGTCGATACgaagatttttatatatatcgAGCTGGAGGAGGCGAGAACGAATCATATTCCTCGCCCAATGCTTCTTCAAAACCCTTTCGCACCAGTGCTTCAAGGGcttggggggtagttgttatggcCAAATATCAACTCGGCGGATGATTGCGTAGACCTCGCCTCAATTCACGGAAGGAGCCAATCTCTGAGATTGTCCTCGCCCATTATATGGACCTCGCCATCTATGAAACCCAGGAAGTGAGGACCCAGTAACATATGGATCCAGGTCTAAGGGACGGTCCTCGCCCAGTTAGTGTCCTCGCCCAGTATGGACCCTCGTCCTAGGCATGTATCAGGCTACGCGGCCCATTGACTAGCGGCTCAAGTCTTCAAGAGGGTCCTCGCCCATTGTCGATGGACCTCGCCCAATGCTTACCTTCCTCGCCCAATACTGAAAAGGGCCGAATACGCCTGGCTCTCAGGCCtagttattattgttttatccaGGGCCCAGGCCCACCATCAGCCTCGCCCTATGGGAGGACGGAGGGCTGGCCCAAACAGCTGAGTCTGAGGAGGTCCACGTGGGCTAGTGCTGGTCAGCCCACCTAGTTCCATGCTCCTCGGAGGAAGCTGGGCTCCAGAAGCCCATATCCGTCTGATCTAAGGCGGTGGCCCATAGCTGGAACCAAggaatgagaaacctattcggattaggttacttgttccccaagaactacgtctggcttgatccctataaatagggtacgtaggcacatcgtttGGGGATAAGTCACAACCCTTGCAAGAACGAATACTCCTTCGCTCTTGTGAGAAAACCCTGATTCCCTGAACGATCTCAGCCAAAACCTAAAAACACCACCCATACTCCGTCGTCCGCTGTCATCGTCCACCACAagttccagcaaccctccccgaatcttgttatcaccagattcctccgttaacagaACGAATGTCTCATACAACTTGAATACACTCCTAGCTTTATCGCATACTGATAGTCTATCGTTCCTGGCTTATTATATTTTGCAACCGGTATTCAATAATTCGTTAGCCGAAGATTGTGCTTATGCTCTCTATCGTAAGTTTGAATCCAATGTTAATTTTAGAAAGAACTTAATCAGAAACTACGAAGCCATGAAAGGTCGTAGTCAGAGGTTTCGTGGTGGTTGTCACAGTCAACCTTCGTTTATGTCAACTGATCCGTTCTGCTCATTTTACTTGAGCTCGGGTTTATCACAAATAAATGAATACAGTGTGATTCCCACGGATGAAGATCTGATGCAATGTCGTTGCCCCAGGACTTTCCAGGCAATGTTATTTTGTAAGATATTCATATCGTATTAGTTGTAAACGTGTTGCCTTATGAAATTAAGCATTTAATACACAACTGCTGTCCTACAGTGTAATTTACATCATTTCTTGAGCTAATGTCCTTTTGATAGTCgcccttattttttttcaagCAGTAGACCTGTTGAGTGCCTTCTGCCTCATCTGCCTATCCTCTGTTTTTTGAAACTTGATTGTTGTGCCATGATTTAACTTGAGTTTGATGACTTAAAACTGGTATAACCTCTTAAGCGGTATCTGTTTTTGTTATTAAGTTTGattatgttttattaaaaaaaaatggtgtttttttttgtatcaaacctaaataatgtataaaatattCGTTTagtttttgattataatttgttATTAAGTGTGACAGACCCACTTCTAAGACTTTCGAACGCATATTCATAATCTAAATTATAAGAATtgcttattttaaataaaattatatgattattatcagaattcaacataagtcaattttaaaaatcaccGTAACCAAATTAGTTTTGGCTTTCGaaatgtaatattatattattatgtgaatatatgcaACATCCATATACCTAGGGCTGAGCATAATAATCCGAAACCGGTCCAAACCGGCCTATCCGAACCGCCCAAACCGAATGTTTCGGTTTCttaacggtttggtttggttttgattttgGTAATTAGAAAACCGAAAATTTTCGGTTTCGTTTCGGTTTTCACTTTCAAACCGACCCTTTTTcttactttttaaaattattcttccCCTTTTTCTCCATTCATATTTTATCTACTCCTCATTAATAATCGACCCTTTTAAACTTTGtcttttaagtaaaatattttttttagttttaaaataaaatgaattatttgttTTCATAACAACGTATAAGGGTAGCACATAAAatgatttatatcaaataattatacaaGTTTAATCTTTATCTTTTATTAAGTATGTTGTTAAGTGACAAAAAAAGAGAGCACAtggaattattttaaattaataaaagtttatgatatttttaatattttggtattaaaccaaaacaaaacTGTACCAAACTGTTAATAatcggtttggtttggattggtttttACAACATTCGGTTTGGTTATGGTTTGTATATTTACCAAACCCAAAAAgttggtttggttcggtttggacCTCCAAAATCGAACCGTGCTCACCCATACATATACCATTGAAAGTTAAATTTTGGCTATTATTCGGTAAAGTCAATAAAGTTTTGTTactgttgatgatttttctttaataatattattcacattgttttaaatttaagtattctaaaattattatttccaataattttttattattatatcatatataagtaCATAGGCATGTGCTCAGATAAGACTTTATCTCggccttttatttattttaaaattaaaacgttcAAATAGATAATACTGTATGTCTTGGCCACGTATTTTTAGTTGAGTTGATTGTATAGTTAAAAACATTTGCCAAAAAATTCAAACGTCATGTATTAAAAAACGGTGGGAGTATTAATTAGTTGTTACGTTTAACTTATTGTTCGAtgcaattatattatatataacacttGAAATTTGTATAAACATTCTTTTTTGTATGCGTTACGGCAAACCCACTAATGTttaaaaaatccaaatttggttCGGATAACAGCAAATTCTCCTCGACCAGTTCATTGAGCCAAATGGATCAActacttaattataaaataataattttgtcaTTTCTAAATCTTTTGTTTATCGGGCTTAAAATTAGTTCGTGAATATTaagatttaatttaaattagtttgtaagtagtaataattaataaaattgatttttttattacaaactttaaaataaaaggataactaattttattgaaaattagaaaaagagtataaaaatgtataaagtaaAAAGTGCATAAAATGcaactaaatattatataagtatCTTAATATAATTGAAATCACTTTTACGTATTATATTCCATTCGTTCTTATATATTAGTCGTTTTGACTTTCTGAACGTAACTTGAGTACAAACAATATACCTTTACGTTTTAATTTTcaatgttttttcaaaaaaaaaaaattgacacatatatttttattcaaaagtcaaaattttaaaaaatatctgtAGTAATACGTTTTGACTGCACCTAAAAAAAAGTCGAGAAAGTAAAATCGAGTAATAAAAATGAACGGAAGAAGTATACGAGTATGTGTGACCTTAAGCTTCGTGATATTTTGCCACAGACCTCAGTCAAGTCATTCATATATGCGTGAGTCATTATTACACGATACATCTACAGTGAAATGTTTTTGCGTTTTCCAATGTTGTCAAGTTTACACCTACCAACAGCATAAATTAGGACTCCATCTGTAATGCACTGTACAAAGTTAAATTTTGGGCATAGTTAAGTATTAAAAAGGTATAGTTGCTGAGCAGGTTTCTCTGTTTCTCAACAATGGCTTCTTCATCTCATAAAATTTGTTCCAGTCAGGGAAGGTATTTAACTGTGTCGATTTTTTTACTGGTGTTTGTTTAGTTATATATTGTGTTCatctttaatattttgttgTTCTTTTGCATGTAACTTGATGGTCTCCACTATAGTTCAAAGCCAGACGATTACGACGGGATCTATGCTGACGATGATTACGAGTCAGGTCGTCATGAAGTCTTAGAGAAAAGCCTTACCAACTTTAGTATAAGTATATCTAAGATGATGTAGAGGCTTGATGAACTTAGTAGCAGGTACAACGAATTTGCTGAAAACTTGGAACAGAAGTATCTGCATGATGAGCTCAGGCTTCTTAGGACCACCGCTgatcagttgaagaaattgATTTAGTAAATGTTTATAATTAAAACCCGGCATATTTTCTTAAATCCTACAACTAGATGTCTTTTCAGTAGTTGTGTATCAAGTTTCTCAGTTTTCTTTGAAGTGTTAACTATTTGTGGTAGGGCTGCCTCAGTTTTCTTAAATTGATTTGTGgtatgttttttatatatgcAATGAAATGTCTCTCTGTTTCCTTCTGTTTATATTTTAGATCTGTGTTTGTTGCATCAACTACATGATACTGAGATAGCCTCTTGATTTACGGTAAAGGACTTTGAATTAAAGGGCCGTTTGGTTGGACTTGAAATAAATAACTTATTggttaaagtaaagaagtgaattataagtaaaaagttggtttaaacttataagttattgaaagtgtttggatacctgTGACTTATAAGTCACAAATAAGCTTCAAATCAGAAAAAAAACTAGGTTTCTTAGCTTTTTTTCTTGGCTTCTCAAGCACCATTTTAAGTGCTTTTATAAGTTACCCAAACACCATGAAAAAAGTTGAaaccctctttttttttttaataaataaggcATAAGCTGAGGTTGCCAAACTCCCACTAAATGTTGATATCTTTTTGACATGGAAGATATGTAATtggaataatattttgaataaaatatataattcttttttatttaattttttttgtaatgttttttcaataaaaccatgaatcttttgtcagatttgaaaatatttatagattaatacggaattattaaatattttagaatcaaCTGTATGATCATAGTTAAATTTCATCAGCAGTTATCCCGATTATTTTATTGTAGATGTCATAcatgttaatttattgattCGAATATTGGATTGCCgtgttaaaaattaattgagAGAGGCATCTAAATAATTACTCCCTTTGTTCCTTTTTGTTAGGCGCCTTGAATTTGTGGACGTAATTCCCGGCTCTGAAAAAgcatacaaaaacaaaatattgtcaatgtttttttgaataaaacttttaaattaatatttttattaagaaaaagattgatgTGTTAAAAATAAATGGAAAGAGACAGCTAAATAATTACCCCCCTGTTCATTTTTGTTAGTCCCCTTGACTTTGTGCATGTAATTTAAGGCTCCAGAAAAGCAAacttttacacattattttcaaatttgtttattttgaataaaagtttaaaattaatatttttattcagaaaaaaaaagtttgtaaaaaGACAAAACGATTAATATATAGGAACGTAAGGGTGATGTAGTACCTTAAGTTTGGTCATACGCAACATGGACGGATTGTACTACTAatgcaaattaaaatttaacaacatactaaaattaagaataatttaATTTGGTCTCTATTCAATCACTTAAGTTCAGTAGTGAGATTAATATTTGAAGTTTAAATTTAAGAGACTGAGACGTTTTCAACTAATAAAAGTCAAACGacaataaaaaatcaaacaagaaGTAAAAGTTAAACAACATAAGTGGATGTTCAATTGTTATGACTTTTTTTGTCATAAGTCATAACGTTAAATAGTGCTTCCTCTATTCTTAAATAATAgccgctttgactttttgcacgtattttgagtttagaaaaaaacatacttctacatattattttttaaaaatgtgtttttctgaattaaagtttaacatctctatttttattcagaaaaggaaaatttgaaaaataatatgtagaactacattttttttcaccttaaaatacgtgcaaaaagtcaaagcggcTATTATTTACCGATGGATGGAGTAAAAAGGAAggtatcaaatataaaatatattgttaaatCTTTGTCAATTTGCAGAATCTTAAGTCAAAATGCCCATTCATATTAATATGACGGAGTATAAAATAAAGTTAGCTACCGTTTGTTGTTGCTATATTACGCTAGAGGCACCAAAGACTTATTGTTGTTTGTTAACATTGTTCGATTGTTTATTTCCTTTTGATACAGTACAATGCTTTAATTTAACAAGAAAACCTGAACAAAAAAATTGGTAAGCTTTATTAGCGCGAAGTTTTGGATCACCAATTTTTTCAGACAAATTCCTGGCGGGAATTATTTCGTGGATTGTTTAGTTGCATACTCCATATCATCATAGTAGATGCAACTATTGCTTTAATCACCCAATTCAATTTCTGTTTTCCTGTTAGCCTTATCTTGGTAAGCACTTTTTTCGTGCAAACAATAATCTGTTCATATTTGCTTGCAATAGTACATGtcgataataatttttttttttaagaacacTGCGTCGTAGAAACTTTGTTGCGTTGATCCGTAGTTTCATTTCTTAACTTTATGTTTTTGTGAATCTTTTTGTTCAAAACCCAACAGAGATTACTGAAATATGAAGAGAAGAACACATCCAGATCCCCTGTCTGATATTAGTAACATTTCCAGTTTGACGGACCGTTCTCGGTGTTATTCACCCAGTCAACAGTTCACGAAATCTGACTCGTGCAATGGTACAGTTTATCTGCGTTCACCCCAAGAACTTAACTTCTCATAATCTTGACTCTCTAATGATATGTTTTCCCAGGTCGTTGGAAACGTAGAGTTATGTGTAACGAGAACTGGAATCCTCTCGTGGATGTAACTAATAACGGTAGCTGTagtactttatttatttatttctatatGAATCTAATCAGGCCCTTCGTTTTTTATCTAACATCAGTGAATCACTTAAGTAATTTTAGGTGTTGAAAGTTCGTCTTTCCGAAAAGGTGCAACTGAAACTTTTATGACACCAGTAACTGAAGATGGTATATATTTGTTACATTATTCAGCACATGTTTCACCAGCAATAAATGTTAGAATAGCAGTGTTGTACCATTAAATTTAACGACATTACACCATAATATTATGTAGTTGTTCCCACTATATGCAAGTTTCCGGTTTCCAGCGTTATGGGGAAAAAATATTCTTCGAAGCAAGGTATTGATCAAGTAAGATGCAATTTTGctttaattttaactttatCCTGCATAAACGTGAGTCTTTCATACTTTGTCTTATTTTTAGTTGTATTTTACTGTATTGTAATACATTTCTTATGTTGCAAGCTCTCTTTTATAGTTTGTTTTAGTTCACGATATTTTGCGCAATGGTTTTTGTTATCGTGTTCTCCGGTAAGGTTTTTGTAATTCAACCGTAATTTAATTGAAAGACATTTCTTTACGCTTGTGGAATATATGTTGTTTGCAAACAATGTATATTTAACCATTTTCTTACACGTAGTAGAGTGGTTTTGACAGATGACAATATACAGTATGTTTCTCTTGGAGGACCAACTGAGGAGTGTGAGCACCGCCATGCAATAATGTGGAAAGAAGAACGAAGCAATAAGAAGGTCACCAAAGGCAAAGCTCGATTTATGAAGTGTTGTATTGATGGGGATATTCGTTTACCTAAAGCGAAGAAAACTCCGTCGTACCTGAAAGCTTTGTACGAAGATCCAGTTGAAGGTCctctatttcatgaaaatattgcTATATACAATTGCATGTTTGCTTTCACTTCGATGGGAGGTAATGTTGATAGGTCCATAAACAATGGTGGCGGCCCTGTAGTGTTTAGGTTGAATGGTGTCATCATTCATCAGTTTGGTTCTTTACTTCCCCTTGAACCAGGCAACCCAAAATTCTgtcaaatgtatatatatgacaCCGAAAACGAAATTGCCAATCGAATGCGATGGATTGACAATCCTCAGAAGAGAGGGATTAATCCAAAAATTGAGGAAGCGTTGATTAAAATGTTCGACAAGATTAACGTCTTAGTCCAAAAATTTCGTCAAGCACGTGATCGTTTTAAGGAAGATAATATTGTTCCGCTAAAGATTCATATGAAAGCATCCCGTTCTGTTACTGGTCGTCCTAATAACATATCATCTTCAGATGAAGTTGCTGCTGTTCTGGTTGGGGATGCGAAGTATACAAAAGGAGTATGTGACATCGTAGTTGATAGTAAGATGGTTGGACTAAAGCGAATTTCCGATATCCATCCCTTGCGAGCTGCTCTACAGTATCCTATACTTTTTCCCAATGGAGAAGATGGTTACCATGAAGGCTTAAAGTACTTTAAGAAAGGAAGGAAGAAAAACGGTGAGAAGAAGAGAGAAGAAATAACGGCGAAAGAGTATTATTCCTATATGCTTCAAGTTAGAAAGGATCAAGGAATGTATTTGACTACAACTcttttatttagttataatgTCAATTTTTTATTACTCTAAAGTTTTTAACTGAATAATTTTGTTCAACATCTTCTGACATATTATATACTAATTTGCAGATTATACGTTGCGGCTTGGAGGAAGGCTTGTCCAACAATATGTCGTTGACTCTTTCGCTTCGATTGAACAAGCAAGGCTTTATTGGGTTAAGAAACATCAAGAAGAGTTAAGATGTGATTTGTACAATAACATACGTGACCAGGTCAGAATTGGTCTTGGTGATAGTTCGAATGTTGGTAGATCATACATTTTACCTTCTTCATTCACTGGTTCTAAACGATATATGCAACAAAATTTTCAAGACGCTCTTGCTGTTTGTCGCGTTATTGGACATCCTGATCTTTTTCTTACCATGACTTGCAACTCTGAATGGGATGAACTGAACAAGATGATGAAACTTTTACCTGGATGTCGTGTTGAAAATTGTCCAGACATTATAGCCCGAGTCTTCAAACCTAAAGTTGATCAACTTTGCCATGACATTCAAAAGAATGACATATTTTGGGAAATGTACTGCGCGTAAGATAATTTTTCTCAGCTGATTATATTAGAATTTATTCATTTAAATTATTCTCAATTGAAAAATACAGTTTGTTTACAAGTTTTGTTTCAACTGCAGTGATGTATGTTGTTGAGTATCAAAAGCGTGGTCTTCCACATATTCACATGTTGATCTGGTTGGATAGTTCAGCAAAACCAAAAACCTGTGACAGAGTGGATGAATTGGTGAGTGCTGAAATTCCAAACCCTGACGAAGAACCTGAGCTATACGAAGCTGTTAAGAAATTTATGATTCATGGTCCTTGTGGAAAACAAAACAGTAAATGTGCTTGCATGAAAGATTTCAAGTGCACCAAACATTTTCCAAAGAGGTAAGGGCCCTTTTTCTCACTTAAAAATTTAAGCTGTCTTATAATTCCTGTATTCTATCCAATAGTATATGAATTTTACACAGGTATTTGACATGTACATCATTTGATaattctggatttccaatttaCAAACGCCGTAAAACAGCTAATCGGGTCAAGGTTCGCAAAACCTTCCTTGATAACCAATGGGTTGCCCCGTATAACAAATATCTTCTTCTTCGATATCAATGCCACATAAATTTAGAAATTTGTGCTCATGCGAGTAGtttgaaatatttgttcaaGTATTGCCTTAAAGGACACGATCAAGCCACTGTACTCATAAAGACGCAGAAAGTATCTAATCCAactggaaccaaagaatgtATCATTGATGAGATAAAGACCTTCCTCGATGGTCGTTACATATGCGGTGTTGAAGCTGCTCATAGAATATACGGCTTTGATGTGCATCACAGGACAATAGCGGTTCAACGCCTTCCCTTCCATCTACCTCATGAAAAACCCTATACTTTTCACAGTAGGGATAATCTTGCTTCAGTAGAGAGATTATGGTCAGTGAAAAAGAGCAAGCTCGAGGCTTATTTTGAATTGAATAAAATGGATAGATCTGCTCGGAAATACTCTTATAGTCAAATCCCTCAATTTTATGTTTGGGATGGCCAATCATCAATATGGTCTTTACGAAAGAAGGGTTATCAAATTGGTAGGTTGACTTACAGCCATCATGGCAGTGGTGAATTGTGGTATTTAAGGATGCTTCTTTGTCGAATTTGTGGTCCAACATCTTTCGAAGATCTTATAACTGTCGGAGGAGTTTTGTTCCCTTCTTTTCATTCTACATGTTATGCTCATGGTTGGCTTGCCAGTGACAAGGAATGGGACGAGGCTTTAACCGAATGTTCTTCTATGGGTTTTGCTAATCAAGTACGAGAATTGTTTGTTTACATAATACTAAACTGTAAAGTACATGACATGGCAACTCTCCAGAGCTGACATAATATTAAACTGTCAGAAGACATACTATATACAGGGAGGAAGGTAACATGCAAGATTGATTTGGTGCTATCCAACAAAGAGATAGAGTGTTATGCACTTGCTGGTATGTCCTCTGATTTATGCATTATACAATACTAATGTAAAAGATTATATGTTAAAACAACAACCATATGACAACCTTCTTCTAACTAAATCTTATATTCTTCAGAAATTGATAATCTTCTTCGTTCAGTTGGGAAACCGCTCCAACATTTTAAAAGTCTGCCTCAGCCTGACGAGTCGTACTTAAATAATgggaataataatttaatcattGAAGAAACAACATACAATGTTGAGGAAGAGATCCAAAAGCATAATTCAATGGTTTCGCAACTTAACCATGAGCAACTGGAAGTTTATGAGAGCATTATGCATTCTGTGAATAATAAAGAAGGAGGGTTGTTTTTCATCTATGGAAGTGGAGGTTGTGGTAAGACATATTTGTGGGGCACCATAATTTCTAAACTTCGGTCTGAGCGTAAGATTGTCCTGCCTGTTGCTTCATCAGGCATTGCTGCAACCTTGATGCCTGGTGGTCGTACGGCTCATTCACATTTCTGGATACCTATAATAATTGATGAAGACTCCTCATGCAA
This genomic window contains:
- the LOC108203551 gene encoding uncharacterized protein LOC108203551, yielding MKRRTHPDPLSDISNISSLTDRSRCYSPSQQFTKSDSCNGRWKRRVMCNENWNPLVDVTNNGVESSSFRKGATETFMTPVTEDVVPTICKFPVSSVMGKKYSSKQGIDQFVLVHDILRNGFCYRVLRRVVLTDDNIQYVSLGGPTEECEHRHAIMWKEERSNKKVTKGKARFMKCCIDGDIRLPKAKKTPSYLKALYEDPVEGPLFHENIAIYNCMFAFTSMGGNVDRSINNGGGPVVFRLNGVIIHQFGSLLPLEPGNPKFCQMYIYDTENEIANRMRWIDNPQKRGINPKIEEALIKMFDKINVLVQKFRQARDRFKEDNIVPLKIHMKASRSVTGRPNNISSSDEVAAVLVGDAKYTKGVCDIVVDSKMVGLKRISDIHPLRAALQYPILFPNGEDGYHEGLKYFKKGRKKNDYTLRLGGRLVQQYVVDSFASIEQARLYWVKKHQEELRCDLYNNIRDQVRIGLGDSSNVGRSYILPSSFTGSKRYMQQNFQDALAVCRVIGHPDLFLTMTCNSEWDELNKMMKLLPGCRVENCPDIIARVFKPKVDQLCHDIQKNDIFWEMYCALFTSFVSTAVMYVVEYQKRGLPHIHMLIWLDSSAKPKTCDRVDELVSAEIPNPDEEPELYEAVKKFMIHGPCGKQNSKCACMKDFKCTKHFPKRYLTCTSFDNSGFPIYKRRKTANRVKVRKTFLDNQWVAPYNKYLLLRYQCHINLEICAHASSLKYLFKYCLKGHDQATVLIKTQKVSNPTGTKECIIDEIKTFLDGRYICGVEAAHRIYGFDVHHRTIAVQRLPFHLPHEKPYTFHSRDNLASVERLWSVKKSKLEAYFELNKMDRSARKYSYSQIPQFYVWDGQSSIWSLRKKGYQIGRLTYSHHGSGELWYLRMLLCRICGPTSFEDLITVGGVLFPSFHSTCYAHGWLASDKEWDEALTECSSMGRKVTCKIDLVLSNKEIECYALAEIDNLLRSVGKPLQHFKSLPQPDESYLNNGNNNLIIEETTYNVEEEIQKHNSMVSQLNHEQLEVYESIMHSVNNKEGGLFFIYGSGGCGKTYLWGTIISKLRSERKIVLPVASSGIAATLMPGGRTAHSHFWIPIIIDEDSSCNIAHHSDIAQLLKKTELIICDEAPMQHRYAFEALDRSLRDIMKSVSLERNKKPFGGIPIVLGGDFRQILPVINYAPRGEVVSSSINRSRLWDECKLYMLSVNMRVNRGKSKAEKELAHRFNQWVLDIGNGKIPRCTEDVDVFDDFNVQIPDEFCIKSDKFSVEEIINSTNPDLLSNFTDELYISEGAILSPTNEVVHEVNAVILDKLPSEAHSYLSVDSAEEIGESEDEFNASFPDEYLNALNEPGLPPHNLILKENVVVMLMRNLNQIMGLCNGTRMIVRKCFKQCVLCEVICGTHRGTLHFIPRIEMSPTDSRLPFKLNRLQLPLQICYAMTINKSQGQSLDTVGLYLPSPVFPMGSFT